One Setaria italica strain Yugu1 chromosome I, Setaria_italica_v2.0, whole genome shotgun sequence DNA window includes the following coding sequences:
- the LOC101773698 gene encoding tRNA pseudouridine synthase A, mitochondrial, with product MAAASPPRSPPAAKRPKMSSSSDPEADAESTSPSAAGEPRRPRYKRRKVAILLGYCGAGYQGMQKNPGARTIEGDLEEALYQAGAVPEADRAAPRRYDWARAARTDKGVSAAAQVVSGRFYVDPPGFIDRLNAQLAPQIHAYGYVRVTNSFSAKKFCDRRRYLYLLPVFALDPSAHPDREAVMASMGSGSELTKCLECSERGRKVPGVMGREGKLPSPGVNGTDAPVEGTVNTHDESGSIGAAKGDPTVSEETQAGNAELGSNGASDVVPSGSADADASIGNEENKLEATATEEKVQGMDFENSNGEEKPPTKSDFSYNDEMKERFNRILKYYVGTHNFHNFTTRTKAEDPAAKRFIISFAADRVVSLDGIDFVRCEVVGQSFMLHQIRKMIGLAVAVMRNCAPESIYDVAFRKDVKLNVPTAPEVGLYLDECMFTSYNKKWKDSHEAVSMEPYCEEAEEFKVKYIFPHIAAMEHKEGAVALWLHSLNHRNYPDFRYMETAGAEAKVGAEVAAGAEVNVGAENDGIEEVQMPSDNVSE from the exons atggccgccgcctcgccgccgcgctccccaCCCGCCGCCAAGCGCCCCAagatgtcctcctcctccgacccgGAGGCTGATGCCGAGTccacctcgccctccgccgccggggagCCCCGCCGCCCCAGGTACAAGCGCCGCAAGGTCGCCATCCTCCTCGGCTACTGCGGCGCGGGGTACCAGGGCATGCAGAAGAACCCGGGCGCGCGCACCATCGAGGGCGACCTCGAGGAGGCGCTCTACCAGGCGGGTGCCGTGCCGGAGGCcgaccgcgccgcgccgcggcggtaCGATtgggcgcgcgccgcgcgcaccgACAAGGGCGTCAGCGCCGCGGCGCAGGTGGTGTCCGGCCGATTCTACGTCGACCCGCCAGGCTTCATCGACCGCCTCAACGCCCAGCTCGCGCCGCAGATCCACGCCTACGGCTACGTGCGCGTCACCAACTCCTTCAGCGCGAAGAAGTTTTGCGACCGCCGGAGGTACCTTTACCTGCTCCCCGTGTTCGCGCTTGACCCCAGCGCGCACCCGGACCGCGAGGCCGTCATGGCGAGCATGGGAAGTGGAAGCGAGCTGACCAAGTGCCTGGAGTGCTCCGAGAGGGGGAGGAAGGTGCCTGGTGTCATGGGCCGGGAGGGGAAGCTGCCCAGCCCTGGGGTGAATGGTACTGATGCTCCCGTGGAGGGAACTGTGAACACTCATGACGAATCGGGATCTATTGGGGCTGCGAAAGGTGATCCAACAGTTTCAGAAGAAACTCAAGCTGGAAATGCTGAGCTGGGATCAAATGGTGCTAGTGATGTTGTACCTTCAG GTTCAGCTGATGCAGATGCTTCAATCGGCAATGAGGAGAATAAACTTGAGGCCACAGCTACTGAAGAGAAAGTACAAGGTATGGATTTCGAGAATAGCAATGGAGAAGAGAAGCCACCAACCAAGAGTGACTTTTCTTACAATGATGAGATGAAGGAGAGGTTCAACAGGATTCTCAAGTACTATGTTGGAACCCATAATTTCCACAACTTCACCACAAGAACTAAGGCAGAGGATCCTGCAGCCAAAAGGTTTATTATTTCCTTTGCTGCCGATCGTGTTGTTAGCCTGGATGGGATTGATTTTGTCAGGTGTGAAGTTGTTGGCCAGAGTTTCATGCTCCATCAGATCCGGAAGATGATTGGCCTTGCTGTAGCTGTGATGAGAAACTGTGCACCTGAATCGATTTATGATGTTGCCTTCCGCAA GGATGTCAAACTTAACGTGCCTACAGCACCTGAGGTTGGGTTGTACCTAGATGAATGCATGTTCACCTCATACAACAAGAAATGGAAGGATTCGCATGAGGCAGTTTCCATGGAACCTTATTGTGAGGAGGCTGAAGAGTTCAAGGTCAAGTATATTTTCCCTCATATTGCGGCGATGGAACACAAGGAGGGAGCTGTAGCTTTGTGGTTGCACTCATTAAATCACAGGAATTATCCAGATTTCCGCTACATGGAAACTGCTGGTGCTGAGGCCAAGGTTGGGGCTGAAGTTGCTGCTGGTGCAGAGGTCAACGTTGGGGCTGAAAATGATGGTATCGAAGAAGTACAAATGCCAAGTGATAATGTGAGTGAGTAA
- the LOC101774104 gene encoding ganglioside-induced differentiation-associated protein 2 isoform X1 has protein sequence MVVVTVEKDETGEPELLLERSRAITLQGRDRKGRAVVRIVGNYFPARALGGRAEEALRGYLRERMLPAIGGRDFVVVYMHSRVDRGGNFPGVGAIRAAYESLPAGDKGRLRAVYFVHPALQSRFFFATFGRFLFSSGLYEKLRYMSRLEYVWAHMDKGQLEVPDCVREHDEELERRPLMDYGIEATESRCMYDAASMDTSASLHSLRYVS, from the exons ATGGTGGTGGTTACAGTTGAGAAGGACGAGACGGGCGAGCCGGAGCTGCTGCTGGAGCGCAGCCGGGCGATCACGCTCCAGGGCCGCGACAGGAAGGGCCGCGCCGTCGTCAGGATCGTCGGCAACTACTTCCCAG CGCGAGCgctgggcgggcgggcggaggaggcacTGCGGGGTTACCTGCGGGAGCGCATGCTCCCGGCGATCGGGGGCCGGGATTTCGTGGTCGTGTACATGCACTCGCGCGTGGACCGCGGCGGCAACTTCCCCGGCGTCGGCGCGATCCGCGCGGCCTACGAGTcgctgccggccggcgacaAGGGGAGGCTGCGCGCCGTCTACTTCGTGCACCCGGCCCTCCAGTCCAGGTTCTTCTTCGCCACCTTCGGCCGCTTCCTCTTCAGCTCCGG GCTGTACGAGAAGCTGAGGTACATGAGCAGGCTCGAGTACGTGTGGGCGCACATGGACAAGGGGCAGCTCGAGGTCCCGGACTGCGTGCGCGAGCATGACGAGGAGCTTGAGCGCCGCCCGCTCATGGACTACGGCATCGAGGCCACGGAGAGCCGCTGCATGTACGACGCCGCGTCCATGGACACCTCGGCCTCCCTGCACTCGCTCCGCTACGTCTCCTAG
- the LOC101774104 gene encoding ganglioside-induced differentiation-associated protein 2 isoform X2 → MVVVTVEKDETGEPELLLERSRAITLQGRDRKGRAVVRIVGNYFPARALGGRAEEALRGYLRERMLPAIGGRDFVVVYMHSRVDRGGNFPGVGAIRAAYESLPAGDKGRLRAVYFVHPALQSRLYEKLRYMSRLEYVWAHMDKGQLEVPDCVREHDEELERRPLMDYGIEATESRCMYDAASMDTSASLHSLRYVS, encoded by the exons ATGGTGGTGGTTACAGTTGAGAAGGACGAGACGGGCGAGCCGGAGCTGCTGCTGGAGCGCAGCCGGGCGATCACGCTCCAGGGCCGCGACAGGAAGGGCCGCGCCGTCGTCAGGATCGTCGGCAACTACTTCCCAG CGCGAGCgctgggcgggcgggcggaggaggcacTGCGGGGTTACCTGCGGGAGCGCATGCTCCCGGCGATCGGGGGCCGGGATTTCGTGGTCGTGTACATGCACTCGCGCGTGGACCGCGGCGGCAACTTCCCCGGCGTCGGCGCGATCCGCGCGGCCTACGAGTcgctgccggccggcgacaAGGGGAGGCTGCGCGCCGTCTACTTCGTGCACCCGGCCCTCCAGTCCAG GCTGTACGAGAAGCTGAGGTACATGAGCAGGCTCGAGTACGTGTGGGCGCACATGGACAAGGGGCAGCTCGAGGTCCCGGACTGCGTGCGCGAGCATGACGAGGAGCTTGAGCGCCGCCCGCTCATGGACTACGGCATCGAGGCCACGGAGAGCCGCTGCATGTACGACGCCGCGTCCATGGACACCTCGGCCTCCCTGCACTCGCTCCGCTACGTCTCCTAG
- the LOC101773288 gene encoding LOW QUALITY PROTEIN: heterodimeric geranylgeranyl pyrophosphate synthase small subunit, chloroplastic (The sequence of the model RefSeq protein was modified relative to this genomic sequence to represent the inferred CDS: deleted 1 base in 1 codon), with amino-acid sequence MALSSTFLPLPKLLSSSRSHHLLPVRASSAAPAASASFDLRRYWTSLIADVESELDAAMPMRPPESIHSAMRYAVLPGAGKEGGAKRAPPVLCVAACELLGAPRAAALPAAAALEMLHAASLVHDDLPCFDAAPTRRGRPSTHAAFGTDMAVLAGDALFPLAYTHVIAHTPSPDPVPHAVLLRVLAELARAVGSTGMAAGQFLDLAGATALGEAEVMRVLTKKFGEMAECSAACGAMLGGAGPDEEAALRRYGRTIGVLYELVDDIRSASGNGKMRRNASVLRALGMDRALGIVEELKAQAKTEADRFGDKYGDRVLPLYSFVDYAVERGFELQDAAATP; translated from the exons ATGGCTCTCTCCTCCaccttcctccccctccccaagctcctctcctcctccagaTCCCACCACTTGCTGCCCGTCCGGGCGTCCtctgccgcgcccgccgcctccgcctctttCGATCTGCGCCGCTACTGGACCTCCCTGATCGCCGACGTGGAGTCCGAGCTCGACGCGGCGATGCCCATGCGCCCCCCGGAGAGCATCCACTCCGCCATGCGCTACGCTGTCCTCCCGGGCGCCGGCAAGGAGGGGGGCGCCAAGCGGGCGCCCCCTGTGCTCTGCGTCGCTGcctgcgagctcctcggcgcgccgcgcgcggccgcgctccCGGCC GCGGCGGCCCTCGAGATGCTCCACGCGGCGTCGCTCGTGCACGACGACCTGCCCTGCTTCGACGCCGCACccacgcggcgcgggcggccctCCACGCACGCCGCCTTCGGCACCGACATGGCCGTCCTCGCGGGCGACGCGCTCTTCCCGCTCGCCTACACCCACGTCATCGCCCACACCCCGTCCCCGGACCCGGTTCCCCACGCTGTGCTCCTCCGCGTCCTCGCGGAGCTCGCGCGCGCCGTCGGATCCACCGGCATGGCGGCGGGCCAGTTCCTCGATctggccggcgccaccgcgctcGGCGAGGCCGAGGTCATGCGGGTCCTGACGAAGAAGTTCGGCGAGATGGCCGAGTGCTCCGCCGCCTGCGGCGCCATGCTCGGCGGGGCCGGGCCCGACGAGGAGGCCGCGCTGCGGCGCTACGGCCGCACCATCGGCGTCCTCTACGAGCTCGTCGACGACATCCGGAGCGCGTCCGGGAACGGTAAGATGAGGAGGAACGCCAGCGTCCTGCGCGCGCTGGGCATGGACCGCGCGCTCGGCATCGTGGAGGAGCTCAAGGCGCAGGCCAAGACGGAGGCCGACAGGTTCGGGGACAAGTACGGCGACCGGGTGCTCCCCTTGTACAGCTTCGTGGACTACGCGGTGGAGAGAGGGTTTGAACTCCAGGATGCAGCGGCAACGCCGTAA
- the LOC101758018 gene encoding subtilisin-like protease SBT3.6, whose amino-acid sequence MTPRPHLALLLLLCSSHLVSSIRRTSDNDSPLAAYLVTVRRPDGLLSVDEPEALEQWHTYLLGQVCNTTDPATSERFPTAESRLIYSYSHVVSGFSAWLTPPEVQHMARLPWFLEAIPDKSYKLMSVDAPAPQLPWLNSVRDGVWNKGNMGEGITIGVLDAGIAASNLPASPDAEGMPSPPAQWKGRCDDSEACNNKLIGLRTFVDTSRALGAAMFIGEVGNMAQQTSDEVGSFMQRASVLGVEYDKAFAVAPKAHLAIYRVCDEECHPAAVNAGMAAAVDDGVDVISMSAGAKDGAVFRDDAVTAPSYKSVARGVLVCTPAGSSGPEMLKVESSAPWLLTVAASDTDRRVITNVELGSGILKPDVSAPGADALAEPPHDDVEYTDTQIKAATSMAAAHVSGVAAMIKKAHQEWSPAAIKSALVTTADPVTPGDSLAGEGVSYFVTGAGEVNPVKAMDPGLVYDLAAGDFVPYLCGLSLGENRTRKIVEPAHASCAEAGEIAAKDLNYPSIMIAMDDEVRQVEVKRTVTNVGERAETYRAEVTAPGIDVAVSPSTLVFSDVGQKRDFVVTVRRQASTPAKAVIEGELNWVSEKHAVRSPVVVVVGETAASSAGHSYGADAASIES is encoded by the coding sequence ATGACACCCCGACCTCACCtcgcccttctcctcctcctgtgctcgtCCCATCTCGTCTCCTCCATCCGTCGAACGTCCGACAATGACAGCCCGCTCGCCGCGTACCTCGTCACCGTCCGCCGCCCGGACGGCCTGCTCAGCGTCGACGAGCCCGAGGCGCTCGAGCAGTGGCACACGTACCTCCTCGGGCAGGTGTGCAACACCACCGACCCGGCCACGTCGGAGCGGTTCCCGACGGCGGAGTCGCGCCTCATCTACTCGTACAGCCACGTGGTGAGCGGGTTCTCGGCGTGGCTCACGCCGCCGGAGGTCCAGCACATGGCGAGGCTCCCCTGGTTCCTTGAGGCCATCCCGGACAAGAGCTACAAGCTCATGTCCGttgacgcgccggcgccgcagctcCCCTGGCTCAACAGTGTCCGGGACGGCGTGTGGAATAAGGGCAACATGGGCGAGGGGATCACCATTGGCGTCCTTGACGCTGGCATCGCCGCGAGTAACCTTCCGGCCAGCCCCGATGCCGAAGGGATGCCGTCGCCTCCGGCCCAATGGAAGGGAAGGTGTGACGACAGCGAAGCCTGCAACAACAAGCTGATCGGGCTGAGGACATTCGTGGACACGAGCCGTGCTCTGGGCGCCGCCATGTTCATCGGCGAGGTCGGGAACATGGCGCAACAGACGAGCGATGAGGTTGGCAGTTTCATGCAGCGCGCGTCAGTTCTCGGGGTCGAGTACGACAAGGCGTTCGCGGTGGCGCCCAAGGCGCACCTCGCCATCTACCGCGTGTGCGACGAGGAGTGCCATCCGGCAGCCGTGAACGCAGGGATGGCCGCCGCGGTGGACGACGGCGTGGACGTCATATCGATGTCCGCCGGCGCCAAGGACGGCGCGGTGTTCCGCGACGATGCCGTGACGGCGCCGTCGTACAAGTCCGTCGCCCGTGGCGTGCTGGTCTGCACCCCTGCTGGGAGCAGCGGGCCAGAGATGCTCAAGGTCGAGAGCAGCGCGCCATGGCTGCTCACCGTGGCGGCCAGCGACACCGACCGCCGCGTCATCACCAACGTCGAGCTCGGATCCGGGATCCTGAAGCCCGACGTCAGCGCGCCCGGCGCCGACGCGCTGGCGGAGCCACCGCATGATGACGTGGAGTACACCGACACGCAGATCAAGGCGGCCACCTCAATGGCAGCGGCGCACGTAAGTGGCGTCGCGGCGATGATCAAGAAGGCGCACCAAGAGTGGTCGCCGGCCGCGATCAAGTCGGCGCTCGTCACGACAGCCGATCCGGTCACCCCTGGGGACTCGTTGGCCGGCGAGGGCGTGAGCTATTTCGTGAcgggcgccggcgaggtgaACCCCGTGAAGGCCATGGACCCGGGCCTCGTGTacgacctcgccgccggtgaCTTCGTCCCGTACCTATGCGGCTTGAGCCTCGGCGAGAACCGGACACGCAAGATCGTCGAGCCGGCGCACGCCTCCTGCGCGGAGGCCGGGGAAATCGCGGCGAAGGACCTGAACTACCCCTCCATCATGATCGCCATGGACGACGAGGTGCGACAAGTGGAGGTGAAGCGGACGGTGACGAACGTCGGGGAGCGTGCGGAGACGTACCGCGCGGAGGTCACCGCACCGGGCATCGACGTGGCGGTGAGCCCTTCGACACTCGTGTTCAGTGACGTTGGCCAGAAGAGGGATTTCGTCGTCACAGTTAGGAGGCAGGCGAGCACACCGGCGAAGGCGGTGATCGAGGGGGAGCTGAACTGGGTGTCGGAGAAGCATGCGGTGCGGAGCCCCGTGGTCGTGGTCGTCGGAGAAACTGCTGCATCTTCTGCCGGTCACTCTTATGGCGCTGATGCAGCAAGTATCGAGAGTTAG